The Sinorhizobium fredii USDA 257 region CAACGGTCAGATAGCGTGCCCGTTCACCGAGCGCCTCGAACATTGCCTGATCCGTTCCGGTCATGAAGGCTTGGCCGCCGAGTTCGTCGACGCGGTCGAAGAGCGCCGCCCGCCGTCCCTGATCGAGATGCGCGGCGATCTCATCGAGCAGGAGTATCGGCGCGTGGCCGGTCATGTCGCCGACGAGACGCGCATGGGCGAGCACCAGCCCGACGAGAAGGGCCTTCTGCTCGCCGGTCGAGCAGCGTTCCGCCTCCATGTCCTTTTCCCGATGGCGGATCATCAGGTCGCTGCGGTGCGGTCCATCGAGCGTTCGGCCCGCTGCCGCATCGCGGGCGCGGCCGTCCTTGAGCATCGAGAGATACTGCTCTTCGAGATCGTAGGCCGGCAGCCCTTGGCGATCGTCGAGAAATCCGGCGAGCGAGAGGCTGGCGGACGGGAAGGTGCCGCCGCCCTGGCTCCGCTCTACGAGTGCCGTCAACAGGCCGAGCATCTCCAATCGGGCAAGCGCCATCGACACGCCCAGGCCGGCCATTTCGCGCTCGATCGCGGTAAGCCAGGCGGGATCCGGCCGGAATTCGGAGAGCAGCCGGTTGCGGCTGCGCATCGCACGGTCGAATTCGCTGGCACGCCTGCCGTGCTCGGGATCGAGGGAGAGCACCAGCCGGTCGAGGAACCGCCGCCGGTCGGAGGATGGGCCGGTGAACAGGCCGTCCATCGCCGGCGTCAGCCAGAGCACGCGCAGATGATCGGTGAGTTCGTCGACGGTGCGGGCCGGCGTGCCGTTGAGTCTGAGGCGGCGGGCTTGCCCTTCCTCCGCGCCTGCCGTACCCGTGCCGATCTCCACCGGGCCTTCCATTCCCTCGACTGCGGCAAAAACCGAGAAGCCGTCACTTGCGCCGACCCGGGCGACATCCGCATAAGCGGCGCGTCGCAGGCCGCGGCCCGGCGAAAGAAACGAGATCGCCTCCATCAGGTTGGTCTTGCCCGCGCCGTTCTCGCCGGTCAGCACGACATGCCGCTGGTCGAGCTCGAGCGAGAGCGCCGCATAGTTGCGAAAGTCGTTGAGTTTCAGGCGGGTGAGAGAGACCTTGTGGGGCATTGCGGGTCCGAATTCGACGTGCCTGTGAGGTAGGACGAAAGCCGGGCCAAGGCAAGGCGAAAGGTTAATACGGTTTGGGTCGATTTCTGCCCCTCATTCCCCTGCCGCGACCTTCGCCCCGTAACGACGGCGAGAGGAGCCTTGCGGCGAGCGCCAAGCCCCGCGTGCTGGAGAGGGTTAGGTCCAATCGGGGGGCCTTTGTGGCAGAATCCGCTGTGGGAAAGCCTCTATTTTCGGACGCATCGGAACTTTCCCCCGCCGCGCAAGTGCAATATGACAGTTTTGTGACAATCGACAGTTGGATGAATGATGCTCGGCCTGTTTCGCAAGCTCCTCCCCCGTGAAGACCGGTTCTTCGATCTCTTCGAGCAGCATTCGCGCACTGTCATGGAGGCGGCGGAGGCGTTGAACGCGTTGCTTGCCGGCGGACCGGACATCGAGCGCCATTGCGATCGCATCGTCCAGCTCGAGGACGAGGCCGACGAGGTCACCCGAGAGGTCCTGCTTGCGGTGCGCCGCAGCTTCATCACGCCCTTCGATCGCGGCGATATCAAGGATCTCATCCAGTCGATGGACGATGCGATCGACATGATGCACAAGACGGTGAAGACCATCCGGCTCTACGAGCAGAAGAGCTTTGATCCCGGCATGCAGGCCATGGGCTTGGCGGTCGTCGAGGCCGCCCATCTCGTCGCCGAGGCTATTCCGCTCCTCAACCGGATCGGCGTCAATGCGCAACGCCTGAGCACGATCGCCGAAGAGGTCACCCGCGTCGAAGGCCGCTCCGACGAACTGCATGAGCAGGGCCTGAAGGACTTGTTCAAGCGCCATGGCAGCACCAATCCCATGGCCTATATCATCGGCAGCGAGATTTTTGGCGAGCTGGAAAAGGTCGTCGACCGCTTCGAGGATGTTGCCAACGAAATCAGCGGCATCGTGATCGAGAACGTCTGATGGACGCCACCCTCGCCTTCCCGCTGCTTGTGGGTCTCATCGGGGTTGCCCTATTTTTCGATTTCCTGAACGGATTGCACGACGCAGCCAATTCGATAGCGACGATCGTCTCGACGCGGGTGCTGCGACCGCAATATGCCGTCATGTGGGCGGCCTTCTTCAACTTCATCGCCTTCCTGTTCTTCGGCCTGCATGTGGCCGAGACGCTTGGGAAGGGGATCATCAATCCCGGCATCGTCACGCCCCAGGTCATCTTTGCGGCGCTGATCGGCGCGATCACCTGGAATATCCTGACATGGATATTCGGGATTCCGTCGAGCTCCTCGCACGCTCTCGTCGGCGGTCTCGTCGGCGCGGGCCTCGCCAAGGCCGGCTTCAGTTCCATCGTCTGGTCCGGTCTTCTGAAGACCGCCGGCGCCATCGTCATGTCGCCGGGGATAGGCTTCGTGCTGGCTCTCCTGCTGGTGCTGATCGTGTCCTGGCTGTTCGTGCGCCAGACGCCGTTTGCCGTCGACAACACCTTCCGAGGGCTGCAATTCGTGTCAGCCTCGCTCTATTCGCTCGGCCATGGCGGCAACGACGCGCAGAAAACCATGGGCATCATCGCCGTGCTCCTCTTTTCTCAGGGCTATCTCGGGCCGGAGTTCCACGTGCCCTTCTGGGTGGTCATCACCTGCCAGGCGGCGATCGCGCTCGGAACCCTTTTCGGGGGCTGGAGGATCGTCCACACCATGGGATCGAAGATCACCAAGCTCAATCCGATGCAAGGCTTCTGTGCCGAGACCGGCGGCGCCATCACGCTGTTTGCGGCAACCTGGCTCGGCATTCCGGTCTCGACGACCCACACGATCACCGGCGCCATCATCGGCGTCGGCTCGGCTCGGCGTGTCTCTGCCGTGCGCTGGGGCCTCGCCGGAAACATCGTCGTCGCCTGGGTGATCACGATGCCCGCCGCCGCGCTGATTTCTGCCCTCTCCTACTTCGCTGTCGACCTCGTCGGCTAAGGCGGCGGCATATCTTCACCCGAACTCGATCCGACTCGCCCTGAAATGGTGTGGCGCCGGGGCACCGCCGCGCCGTTGGCAGCCCTTCTGGCGGGGTGTATATTCCCATGGCCTAAGGGAATAGTCTCTGGGAGGGGACGATGGCGAACGTCAAATGGACGATCAAGGGCCGTGAATTCATTCATTGCAACTGTGCCTATGGTTGCCCCTGCCAGTTCAATGCCTTGCCGACGCACGGGCATTGCAGCGCCGTGGGGATGATCGAGATCGAGGAAGGCCATCACGGCGACACCCGCCTCGATGGCTTGAAGTGCGGAATGATCGTCGCCTGGCCCGGCGCCATCCATGAGGGCCGCGGCGAGGTCGTGCCGATCGTCGACGAGCGGGCGTCGGACATGCAGCGCGAAGCGCTGCTGCGCATCATGAGCGGGCAGGACACCGAACCCGGCGCCACCTTCTTCCAGGTGTTTTCGACGACCTTCGAAACGTTCCACGATCCGGTTTTCGCGCCGATCGACTTCGAGGTCGACATCGAAGGGCGGACGGCGCGCGTCAGCGTGCCGGGATGGATCGAGGCGCGCGGTGAGCCGATCCTCAATCCGGTAACGGGTGATAAGCACCGCGCCAGGCTCAACCTGCCGACCGGCTTCGAGTATGATACCTGCGAGGTGGGGCGCGGTTGGGCCGACACGGTCGGTACGCTGTCGCTGTCCCTGTCGGACTCGCACGCCCATTTCGCCAGGATCCACATGACCGAACGCGGAGTGGTGCACTGACACCATGACCGACACCACGCTCGAATCCCTCTTGCGCCGCGACCGGTCGATCGTCGCTGCGGCGATCGCCACGTTAGCGGCGGTCGCCTGGATCTATATTCTCTGGCTCGCGGCCAGCATGGACATGGGCGGCATGTCGATGCCCGAGACGGGAATGGATGCAACAATGCCCATGGACCCCGGCGTGGACATGGATATGGACATGCACATGGGAGGCGAGGCGAGGACCGGACCGCTCGACGCATTGCTGGGGATTTCGCCGCGTCCCTGGAGCCCGGTCGAGGCCACCTTCACCCTGACCATGTGGGTGGTGATGATGATCGGCATGATGCTTCCCTCAGCGTCGCCGATGATCCTTCTCTATGCCCGCGTCGGACGGCAAAGCCTCAGGGACGGCAAGCCCTTTGCCTCGGCCGGCTATTTCACCGCCGGCTACCTCATCGCCTGGACAGGTTTCGCACTGGTCGCCACGCTCGGACAATGGCTGATCGAAGGCACGCTGCTGACCCCGGCGCTGGCAAGCGCCAGTCGTGTCTTCAGCGGCATCGTGTTGATCGTGGCGGGACTTTACCAGTGGACGCCGCTCAAGGATGCCTGTTTGACGCAGTGCCAGGCGCCGATCGTCTTCCTGCAGAGACACGGCGGGTTCCGAAGCGATCCGGGTGGCGCCATGAGGCTCGGCTTCCGTCACGGTCTCTATTGCGTCGGCTGCTGCTGGGCGCTGATGGCACTCCTCTTCGTCGGCGGCATCATGAATGTGCTGTGGATCGCCGCGATCGCGCTCTTCGTGCTTGCCGAAAAGCTACTGCCGGTCGGTCGCCTCCTGTCGCGGCTCGCCGGTTCGGTGCTTATGGCCCTCGGCTTCTGGCAATTGGTGGCGGCGGTAACATAAGATGAGCACGGGCGGAGCACCGGCGATCCGGGCCCCTCGACTATGCCCCTCATCCGGCCCGCCGGCCACCTTCTCCCCGCAGGCGAGGCGAAGGGGACTCGCGGCTAGTGCCTGCCCAAAGTCCCCTCTCCCCGCCTGTGGGGAGAGGGTTAGGGTGAGGGGCAAAGTCGAAAGCCTGGTGTGGCTATTCGCTCAGTGTATCGAAGAAATCTTTCATGCGGGAGAAGAAGCCCGTCGATTGCGGATTGTTCTCCTTGGACGAGATCTGCTCGAACTCCTGCAGCAATTCGCGCTGGCGCTTGGTGAGCTTCTGCGGCGTCTCGATCTGGATCTGGATATAGAGGTCGCCCGTCTGGTTGGAGCGCAGCACCGGCATGCCCTTGCCCTTGAGGCGGAACTGCTTGCCGGCCTGGGTGCCCTCTGGCACGGTGACGCGCGATTTCGTGCCGTCGAGTGTGGTAACGTCGAACTTGCCGCCAAGTGTCGCGGTCGTCATCGAGATCGGCACGCTGCAGTAGAGGTCTGCTCCGTCGCGCTGGTAGAACTCATGCGGCCTGACCGACAGGAAAATATAGAGGTCGCCAGGGGGACCGCCGCGCAGGCCGGCTTCGCCCTCGCCGGAGAGGCGGATACGCGTGCCGTCCTCGATGCCGGTCGGAATATTGACCGACAGCGTGCGCTCCTCGGTGACCCGGCCCTGGCCATGGCATTTGCTGCAGGGATCGGTGATCGTCTGACCGCGACCGCCGCAGGTCGGGCAGGTGCGTTCGATCGAGAAGAAGCCCTGGGCGGCGCGGATACGGCCGGAGCCCTGGCAGGTGGCGCAGGTCTTCGGGCTGGTGCCCGGCTTCGCGCCCGAGCCCGTGCAGACGTCGCAGGTGACCGACGTCGGCACGCGGATCTGCGCCGTCTTGCCGGAAAAGGCCTCCTCGAGGGTGATCTCCATGTTGTAGCGAAGGTCCGCACCGCGTTCGCGACCGCCCGAGGAGCGGCGCTGACGACCGCCGCCCATCATCTCGCCGAAGATGTCTTCGAAAATGTCCGAGAAGCCGCCGGCACTGCCGCCCGCAAAGCCGTTGCCGAAGCCGGCTCCCATGCCGCCCTGCTCGAAGGCTGCGTGGCCGTAGCGGTCGTAGGCCGCACGCTTCTGCGGATCCTTCAGCGTCTCGTAGGCCTGGTTGATTTCCTTGAAGGACTTTTCCGCTTCCTGGTCCCCGGGATTGCGGTCCGGGTGATATTGCATTGCCAGTTTACGGAAGGCGCTTTTCAGTTCCTTCTCGTCCGCGTTTCTTGCAACGCCAAGCGTTTCGTAAAGATCTCGTTTCATGCTTCAAAGATTGTCCAGTTGACAAGGCTTGCCAGCGCGATCCGACCCTGCCTGATTATCTTGCCACAGGATTTAGTAAACCTTGAAGCGCGATACCATAGCCAAGTCGGGCCACCGAGTGCTTTTTTGTCGGAATAATGGCGTTCCGGCACCACTTCTCGCCACTTGCCCTTGCATCATCGTTCGGATTGATCGCTGCGCGCCGCGCCTGCAAGTACATTTCCCGCCGGCTGTCGGTAGTGTCGGGACTTCGGCGGCAACAGAAAAGCCCGGGAGCGATCCCGGGCTTCGCTGGTTTGACCGAGGAGAGCTTATGCCGACCGCTTGCGGTCGTCCTCGTCCTTGACTTCTTCATAGTCGGCATCGACGACATCGTCGCCGTCACGCTTGGCGTCAGCGGCGGCATCCGCATGCGCTGCTTCCGCCTGCTGGGCTTCATAGATCGCCTGGCCGAGCTTCATGGAAACCTCCATGAGCGTGTTGGTCTTGGCCTTGATGTCCTCGGCGTCCGGCTCGGACGCTTCGACGGAAGTCTTCAGCGCCGCGATCGCGTCGCTGATCGCCTTGCGATCCGTCTCGGAAACCTTGTCGCCATATTCCTTCAGCGACTTCTCGGAAGAATGGATCAGGCTCTCGGCCTGGTTCTTGGCTTCCACCGATTCGCGACGCTTCTTGTCCGCCTCGGCGTTGGCTTCGGCGTCCTTGACCATCTTCTCGATATCGGCGTCGGAAAGGCCGCCGGAGGCCTGGATGCGGATCTGGTGCTCCTTGCCGGTACCCTTGTCCTTCGCGGAGACCTGCACGATGCCGTTGGCGTCGATGTCGAAGGTCACTTCGATCTGCGGCATGCCGCGCGGTGCCGGCGGAATGCCGACGAGGTCGAACTGGCCGAGCAGCTTGTTGTCAGCGGCCATTTCGCGCTCGCCCTGGGAGACGCGGATCGTCACGGCGGACTGGTTGTCATCGGCCGTCGAGAAGACCTGGCTCTTCTTGGTCGGGATCGTCGTGTTGCGCTCGATGAGACGGGTGAAAACGCCACCGAGCGTCTCGATGCCGAGCGAAAGCGGCGTCACGTCGAGGAGCAGGACGTCCTTGACGTCGCCCTGCAGCACGCCGGCCTGGATGGCGGCACCCATGGCGACCACTTCATCCGGGTTGACGCCCTTGTGCGGTTCCTTGCCGAACAGCTGCTTCACCGTCTCCTGGACCTTCGGCATGCGCGTCATGCCGCCGACGAGAACGACTTCGTCGATCTCGGCAGCCGAGACGCCGGCGTCCTTGAGGGCCGCCTTGCACGGCGCGATGGTCTTCTGGATCAGGTCCTCGACGAGGCTTTCGAACTTGGAGCGCGACAGCTTCATCGTCAGATGCTTCGGACCGGAAGCATCGGCCGTGATGAACGGCAGGTTGATCTCGGTCTGCTGCGAGGACGACAGCTCGATCTTCGCCTTTTCGGCAGCTTCCTTGAGGCGCTGCAGCGCAAGCTTGTCGTTCTTGAGGTCGATGCCTTGCTCCTTCTTGAACTCGGCAGCCAGGTATTCGACGAGACGCATGTCGAAGTCTTCACCGCCGAGGAAGGTATCGCCGTTGGTGGACTTCACCTCGAAGACGCCATCGCCGATTTCCAGCACGGAAATGTCGAAGGTGCCGCCGCCGAGGTCGTAGACGGCGATCGTCTTGCCTTCCTTCTTGTCGAGGCCGTAGGCAAGGGCGGCCGCGGTCGGCTCGTTGATGATACGCAGCACGTCGAGGCCGGCGATCTTGCCGGCGTCCTTGGTGGCCTGGCGCTGGGCGTCGTTGAAGTAGGCCGGAACGGTGATGACGGCCTTCTCGATCTTCTCACCAAGATACGATTCGGCGGTTTCCTTCATCTTCTGAAGGATCATCGCGGAGATCTGCGACGGGGAATAGCTCTTGCCATGCGCCTCGACCCAGGCATCGCCATTGTCGGCCCTGACGATCTTGTAGGGGACCATCCCCTTGTCCTTCTGGGTGGTCGGGTCCTCGAAGGTGCGGCCGATCAGGCGCTTGATCGCAAAAAGGGTGTTTTCCGGATTGGTGACCGCCTGGCGCTTGGCCGGCTGGCCGACGAGACGTTCGCCATCGTCGGAGAAGGCCACCATCGACGGGGTCGTGCGCGCGCCTTCGGCGTTTTCAATCACCTTCGCGTCCTTGCCGTCCATCACGGCGACGCAGGAGTTGGTCGTTCCGAGGTCAATACCAATAACTTTTGCCATGTCGTTCTCTCCTTGCAGCGGACTGTCGGAACCCGGTCAGGCATTCATGGGACAGTCCCTAACGGGATGCTCTTTGGATTTGATCGCGGCCCGAGGGCTGCGTCGATGCGGCGTATATAAGGACCGGCGTTTCGCACTGCAAGGCATTCTGCGGGGCGAGCAGGGCCAAAAGCAAGCGGACTTTCCCGGTCGCTTGCGCGCGATGCGTCCGTCGATGATCGGGCGCGTCTGTCTGTCGCTGGCGACGCCCTGTTCAGCCGCCGGTCAAAAGCTCGAAAAGCGTTGTGCGACGGGTCGCGCCGGTGGTTT contains the following coding sequences:
- the recF gene encoding DNA replication/repair protein RecF (All proteins in this family for which functions are known are DNA-binding proteins that assist the filamentation of RecA onto DNA for the initiation of recombination or recombinational repair.), coding for MPHKVSLTRLKLNDFRNYAALSLELDQRHVVLTGENGAGKTNLMEAISFLSPGRGLRRAAYADVARVGASDGFSVFAAVEGMEGPVEIGTGTAGAEEGQARRLRLNGTPARTVDELTDHLRVLWLTPAMDGLFTGPSSDRRRFLDRLVLSLDPEHGRRASEFDRAMRSRNRLLSEFRPDPAWLTAIEREMAGLGVSMALARLEMLGLLTALVERSQGGGTFPSASLSLAGFLDDRQGLPAYDLEEQYLSMLKDGRARDAAAGRTLDGPHRSDLMIRHREKDMEAERCSTGEQKALLVGLVLAHARLVGDMTGHAPILLLDEIAAHLDQGRRAALFDRVDELGGQAFMTGTDQAMFEALGERARYLTVANGHVSE
- a CDS encoding DUF47 domain-containing protein, whose product is MLGLFRKLLPREDRFFDLFEQHSRTVMEAAEALNALLAGGPDIERHCDRIVQLEDEADEVTREVLLAVRRSFITPFDRGDIKDLIQSMDDAIDMMHKTVKTIRLYEQKSFDPGMQAMGLAVVEAAHLVAEAIPLLNRIGVNAQRLSTIAEEVTRVEGRSDELHEQGLKDLFKRHGSTNPMAYIIGSEIFGELEKVVDRFEDVANEISGIVIENV
- a CDS encoding inorganic phosphate transporter yields the protein MDATLAFPLLVGLIGVALFFDFLNGLHDAANSIATIVSTRVLRPQYAVMWAAFFNFIAFLFFGLHVAETLGKGIINPGIVTPQVIFAALIGAITWNILTWIFGIPSSSSHALVGGLVGAGLAKAGFSSIVWSGLLKTAGAIVMSPGIGFVLALLLVLIVSWLFVRQTPFAVDNTFRGLQFVSASLYSLGHGGNDAQKTMGIIAVLLFSQGYLGPEFHVPFWVVITCQAAIALGTLFGGWRIVHTMGSKITKLNPMQGFCAETGGAITLFAATWLGIPVSTTHTITGAIIGVGSARRVSAVRWGLAGNIVVAWVITMPAAALISALSYFAVDLVG
- a CDS encoding DUF1326 domain-containing protein → MANVKWTIKGREFIHCNCAYGCPCQFNALPTHGHCSAVGMIEIEEGHHGDTRLDGLKCGMIVAWPGAIHEGRGEVVPIVDERASDMQREALLRIMSGQDTEPGATFFQVFSTTFETFHDPVFAPIDFEVDIEGRTARVSVPGWIEARGEPILNPVTGDKHRARLNLPTGFEYDTCEVGRGWADTVGTLSLSLSDSHAHFARIHMTERGVVH
- a CDS encoding DUF2182 domain-containing protein, with translation MTDTTLESLLRRDRSIVAAAIATLAAVAWIYILWLAASMDMGGMSMPETGMDATMPMDPGVDMDMDMHMGGEARTGPLDALLGISPRPWSPVEATFTLTMWVVMMIGMMLPSASPMILLYARVGRQSLRDGKPFASAGYFTAGYLIAWTGFALVATLGQWLIEGTLLTPALASASRVFSGIVLIVAGLYQWTPLKDACLTQCQAPIVFLQRHGGFRSDPGGAMRLGFRHGLYCVGCCWALMALLFVGGIMNVLWIAAIALFVLAEKLLPVGRLLSRLAGSVLMALGFWQLVAAVT
- the dnaJ gene encoding molecular chaperone DnaJ, whose amino-acid sequence is MKRDLYETLGVARNADEKELKSAFRKLAMQYHPDRNPGDQEAEKSFKEINQAYETLKDPQKRAAYDRYGHAAFEQGGMGAGFGNGFAGGSAGGFSDIFEDIFGEMMGGGRQRRSSGGRERGADLRYNMEITLEEAFSGKTAQIRVPTSVTCDVCTGSGAKPGTSPKTCATCQGSGRIRAAQGFFSIERTCPTCGGRGQTITDPCSKCHGQGRVTEERTLSVNIPTGIEDGTRIRLSGEGEAGLRGGPPGDLYIFLSVRPHEFYQRDGADLYCSVPISMTTATLGGKFDVTTLDGTKSRVTVPEGTQAGKQFRLKGKGMPVLRSNQTGDLYIQIQIETPQKLTKRQRELLQEFEQISSKENNPQSTGFFSRMKDFFDTLSE
- the dnaK gene encoding molecular chaperone DnaK, translating into MAKVIGIDLGTTNSCVAVMDGKDAKVIENAEGARTTPSMVAFSDDGERLVGQPAKRQAVTNPENTLFAIKRLIGRTFEDPTTQKDKGMVPYKIVRADNGDAWVEAHGKSYSPSQISAMILQKMKETAESYLGEKIEKAVITVPAYFNDAQRQATKDAGKIAGLDVLRIINEPTAAALAYGLDKKEGKTIAVYDLGGGTFDISVLEIGDGVFEVKSTNGDTFLGGEDFDMRLVEYLAAEFKKEQGIDLKNDKLALQRLKEAAEKAKIELSSSQQTEINLPFITADASGPKHLTMKLSRSKFESLVEDLIQKTIAPCKAALKDAGVSAAEIDEVVLVGGMTRMPKVQETVKQLFGKEPHKGVNPDEVVAMGAAIQAGVLQGDVKDVLLLDVTPLSLGIETLGGVFTRLIERNTTIPTKKSQVFSTADDNQSAVTIRVSQGEREMAADNKLLGQFDLVGIPPAPRGMPQIEVTFDIDANGIVQVSAKDKGTGKEHQIRIQASGGLSDADIEKMVKDAEANAEADKKRRESVEAKNQAESLIHSSEKSLKEYGDKVSETDRKAISDAIAALKTSVEASEPDAEDIKAKTNTLMEVSMKLGQAIYEAQQAEAAHADAAADAKRDGDDVVDADYEEVKDEDDRKRSA